From a region of the Teredinibacter turnerae genome:
- a CDS encoding TonB-dependent receptor, whose protein sequence is MQSRKLLAISIALINSGLALPALAQDEAAENNKVNSNKSVVEEVIVTAFKRETSLMETPVAVSALDAASLDRQGVTNIKDLGDLVPSLSIQMDNGQSTPVVSMRGVRSTNTTELGDPAVGLHVDGVYAPRMQSWNATFLDVDRVEVLRGPQGTLFGRNSTVGSINVITNRASTEEFEANVSTELARWNNRELTGVVNIPVSDTFALRFAAKGQKRDSYLKGYYDPNQFDTRYLPDEVRNSPELGDGEREFYAQTSENWWIDWASSDWSGTPRREVVKADSSDFYGSVNEYAYRASLAWDPVDSLSVDVSYQKFVNDSAGGINLLNCDKMRGRQARDEDGNQTGELTDCSARFPTNDNYQVSVNVPGKLKLDIDNVRGTVDWSATSFMDITYVFGFEKIARESAIDSDGGINLYDQSMFFLDGTGSESNYHELQFKSTDADNYTWIVGLNYFHEQTKTAGYFNNSMDGKTFWDQPNRTTDAYAIFSQGTYDITDKLHLILGGRFSSETKEDNGGRTLDCNNDDGCTTVAYGARDIYNQLPADFYEDKSMYTSGLYTNDNKGDWSSTDYRIGFDYNLTDDTMIYTSYATGFKAGGIGDVINVVDQYTGERIIHVTSYDPETVGTFELGGKSVLLDGSLNFSATYFYSDYENMQYASPGSLGQIHRLVNEEDENGQPVLDPDTNEPVLVWDVVPLIAFYTQNVPGSEIQGLELEFDWAPYENGRITGFATWTKAEVVEDWNTKWDYDAEAMFGIEYASSVDPENDLLAVNLKGNSLPVTPEYVFNINFEHTFDFGSAGTLKPWMGVHWQSSSYLTIWNVDKHTDDLDFAIHDDDIKYMDDKQEAYYTVNLSLRYESADEDWYAEAFVNNATDEVVQHWGGSSTGAPVGSLSMPRYYGVRLGYTF, encoded by the coding sequence ATGCAATCTCGAAAACTCCTGGCTATCTCTATTGCGCTTATTAACAGTGGGCTTGCACTGCCAGCTCTCGCGCAGGATGAAGCAGCAGAAAACAATAAAGTAAACAGTAATAAATCGGTCGTTGAGGAAGTTATTGTCACGGCCTTTAAACGTGAAACAAGTCTTATGGAAACTCCCGTTGCAGTGTCTGCGCTTGATGCGGCGTCACTGGATCGACAAGGGGTTACCAATATCAAAGACCTGGGTGACCTGGTACCCAGTCTCAGCATTCAAATGGATAACGGCCAGTCTACACCGGTAGTTTCCATGCGCGGGGTGCGTTCTACTAACACCACGGAGCTGGGCGACCCGGCGGTCGGTTTGCATGTGGATGGTGTCTACGCGCCGCGTATGCAAAGTTGGAATGCGACTTTTCTGGATGTTGATCGTGTCGAAGTTTTGCGTGGTCCTCAGGGCACATTGTTCGGCCGAAACTCTACCGTCGGTAGCATTAACGTGATTACCAATCGCGCCAGTACTGAAGAGTTCGAGGCAAATGTGTCCACGGAGCTCGCGCGCTGGAATAACCGTGAGTTAACGGGTGTTGTTAATATTCCTGTGTCCGATACCTTCGCGTTGCGGTTTGCCGCAAAAGGTCAAAAGCGCGACTCCTACCTGAAAGGCTATTACGACCCCAATCAGTTTGATACGCGTTACCTGCCAGACGAGGTTCGCAACTCACCTGAGCTGGGTGATGGGGAGCGTGAGTTCTACGCTCAGACCAGCGAGAACTGGTGGATCGATTGGGCGTCGTCAGATTGGTCCGGTACACCTCGCCGCGAAGTGGTGAAAGCAGACTCAAGCGATTTTTATGGTTCGGTTAACGAGTACGCTTATAGAGCATCTCTGGCATGGGACCCGGTCGACAGCCTGTCGGTTGATGTTTCCTACCAGAAATTTGTCAACGACAGCGCCGGCGGAATTAATCTTCTGAACTGCGACAAAATGCGTGGTCGTCAAGCCCGTGATGAAGACGGTAATCAGACCGGAGAGTTAACCGACTGTAGTGCCCGTTTCCCAACCAACGACAACTATCAGGTTTCGGTGAACGTACCTGGCAAATTAAAGTTAGACATCGATAACGTACGCGGTACGGTGGACTGGTCCGCGACCAGTTTTATGGATATCACCTACGTGTTTGGTTTCGAAAAAATTGCCCGTGAATCCGCAATTGATAGCGATGGCGGTATCAACCTCTACGACCAGAGTATGTTCTTCCTGGATGGCACTGGGTCGGAATCCAATTACCACGAACTGCAGTTTAAATCCACAGATGCAGATAACTACACCTGGATTGTGGGGTTAAATTATTTCCACGAGCAAACCAAAACCGCTGGCTACTTTAACAACTCGATGGATGGTAAAACCTTCTGGGATCAGCCAAACCGTACCACTGACGCCTACGCCATTTTCTCCCAGGGCACCTACGACATTACCGATAAGCTGCACCTGATTTTGGGCGGACGGTTCAGCTCAGAAACCAAAGAGGACAACGGCGGTCGCACCCTGGATTGCAATAATGACGATGGTTGTACCACGGTTGCCTATGGTGCGCGAGATATTTACAACCAACTGCCAGCCGATTTTTACGAAGACAAATCCATGTACACCTCTGGTTTATACACTAACGATAACAAAGGGGATTGGAGCAGCACGGACTATCGCATCGGGTTCGACTACAACCTGACCGACGACACCATGATATACACCTCATATGCCACTGGCTTTAAAGCGGGCGGTATTGGCGACGTGATTAACGTGGTGGACCAATATACCGGGGAAAGGATTATTCACGTTACCAGTTACGATCCGGAAACAGTGGGTACCTTTGAACTGGGTGGTAAATCGGTTTTGTTAGATGGTAGCCTGAATTTTAGCGCGACCTACTTTTATTCCGACTACGAAAACATGCAGTACGCGTCTCCGGGATCTTTAGGACAGATTCACCGATTGGTGAACGAGGAAGACGAAAACGGCCAACCGGTGCTGGACCCGGATACCAACGAACCGGTTCTGGTTTGGGATGTGGTGCCGCTCATTGCGTTTTATACCCAGAATGTACCCGGTTCCGAAATTCAAGGTCTTGAACTGGAATTCGACTGGGCACCTTATGAGAATGGTCGTATTACCGGTTTCGCGACCTGGACCAAAGCTGAAGTGGTTGAAGACTGGAATACCAAGTGGGACTACGACGCGGAGGCTATGTTCGGTATTGAATATGCCAGCTCCGTAGATCCTGAAAACGACTTGCTCGCGGTTAACCTGAAGGGAAACTCGCTACCAGTAACCCCGGAGTACGTGTTTAATATTAATTTCGAACACACTTTCGATTTCGGTTCTGCAGGTACCCTCAAACCGTGGATGGGTGTCCATTGGCAGAGTTCAAGCTACCTCACCATTTGGAACGTCGACAAACACACGGACGACCTGGATTTCGCTATACATGATGACGACATCAAATATATGGACGATAAACAGGAAGCCTACTACACCGTAAATCTTTCACTGCGATATGAATCTGCAGATGAAGACTGGTATGCGGAAGCCTTTGTCAATAACGCAACGGACGAAGTCGTTCAACACTGGGGCGGTAGCAGTACTGGCGCACCAGTAGGCAGTTTAAGTATGCCCCGTTACTACGGTGTTCGACTGGGTTACACCTTCTGA
- a CDS encoding cellulase family glycosylhydrolase has translation MKCLLPLLCLFFSLSAQAALSPLHIRNSQWVDVNNTPVALIGTNLGNWLSLEFWMLAMADDIADQCALEKILDRRFGHKETEKLLAAYRQSWLTEADWDILASFGFNLVRLPFHWSIIESEDKPQTLRADAWMYLDWAVAQAKQRGMYVLLDLHGAPGGQGWEHHTGCGGQNALWASEENRARTRWIWQQIAVHFRHEPAVAGYGLLNEPWGASPEVMATFAEELYREVRKLDKEHVIVLPGHLQGIAAYGNPADRGLTNVALEMHFYPGHFGWQSPGYAVHRDWLTCGANGKGGVCNWQNQLRGINAGFLVGEFQPWEDIPTELAAPITRATYDRYSDLHWAATSWAYKVVARADDIHSWGLVTTTPNLAKVDFSTASLDQIHQYFAQFADAPRQINTALHDALTAPEPAKIFSLPSAPRAVTINTHNDGVELRWKKSGVPRYRIYRSAYPDVGYELLADTERATYVDPSPSDRDNFYRVTSVKDLDESFPGESVSLARKRQVIPGQIEAEAYLSITGMEAQRSDDIPSTGDAHAFNLGWIDKGDTATYAVTVRETGCYKVTARLASESGSEPGIEIKIGDAATVLSVPDTGGWQFWSSASRYLPLVTGDQRLTIVAASGGWNINWLDFQFQPDPVFCKK, from the coding sequence GTGAAATGCCTGCTGCCGTTATTGTGTTTATTTTTTTCACTATCGGCGCAGGCTGCGTTGTCGCCGCTGCATATCCGCAATAGTCAGTGGGTCGATGTGAACAATACCCCGGTAGCGCTAATAGGCACCAACCTGGGTAACTGGCTGAGCCTCGAATTCTGGATGCTGGCAATGGCGGACGACATTGCCGATCAGTGCGCACTGGAAAAAATACTGGACCGCCGCTTTGGTCACAAAGAAACAGAAAAGCTGTTAGCAGCCTACCGTCAAAGTTGGCTGACCGAAGCGGATTGGGACATTCTGGCGTCATTCGGATTTAACCTTGTGCGCCTGCCTTTTCATTGGAGCATTATCGAATCCGAGGATAAACCTCAAACCTTGCGTGCCGATGCCTGGATGTATCTCGATTGGGCTGTGGCGCAGGCAAAACAGCGTGGCATGTATGTTCTACTGGATTTGCACGGGGCGCCTGGCGGTCAGGGTTGGGAGCATCACACTGGTTGCGGCGGACAAAACGCGCTTTGGGCGAGCGAGGAAAATCGAGCGCGCACGCGTTGGATCTGGCAACAGATCGCAGTGCATTTCAGGCATGAACCCGCAGTGGCGGGTTATGGGCTGTTAAATGAACCCTGGGGGGCGTCGCCCGAAGTGATGGCCACGTTTGCCGAAGAGCTTTACCGTGAAGTTCGCAAGTTAGATAAAGAACATGTGATTGTTTTACCGGGGCATTTACAGGGTATCGCTGCCTACGGAAATCCAGCGGATAGAGGCTTAACCAATGTCGCCTTGGAAATGCATTTTTATCCCGGTCATTTTGGTTGGCAATCGCCAGGGTATGCTGTGCATAGGGACTGGTTAACCTGTGGTGCCAACGGTAAAGGTGGTGTATGCAATTGGCAGAACCAGTTACGTGGGATCAATGCTGGCTTTTTGGTGGGAGAGTTTCAACCTTGGGAAGATATTCCCACTGAACTCGCTGCGCCTATTACCAGAGCCACTTACGACCGTTATAGCGACCTGCATTGGGCCGCCACCAGTTGGGCGTACAAAGTGGTTGCGCGCGCGGACGATATTCACAGTTGGGGGCTGGTTACAACAACGCCTAATCTGGCAAAGGTAGATTTTTCCACGGCCAGTCTCGATCAGATACATCAGTATTTCGCACAATTCGCCGATGCTCCGCGCCAAATTAACACGGCATTGCACGATGCACTTACGGCACCTGAACCTGCTAAAATTTTCTCGCTTCCATCAGCGCCGAGAGCCGTAACAATAAACACACACAACGACGGTGTTGAACTGCGCTGGAAAAAGTCCGGTGTGCCCCGGTATCGCATTTATCGGAGTGCGTACCCGGATGTGGGGTATGAGCTGCTGGCTGACACCGAACGTGCGACTTACGTCGATCCATCTCCCAGTGATCGCGATAATTTTTATCGTGTTACATCGGTAAAAGATCTGGATGAAAGCTTTCCTGGCGAGTCTGTATCACTCGCGCGCAAGCGACAGGTTATTCCCGGTCAAATTGAAGCCGAAGCATACTTATCCATTACCGGTATGGAGGCGCAACGCAGTGACGATATTCCGAGCACAGGTGACGCGCATGCATTTAATCTGGGCTGGATCGATAAGGGGGATACAGCAACGTATGCGGTTACGGTTCGGGAAACCGGTTGTTACAAGGTAACCGCACGGCTAGCCAGTGAGTCTGGCAGTGAGCCCGGTATCGAGATAAAAATTGGCGACGCTGCAACCGTGCTTAGCGTCCCCGATACCGGCGGCTGGCAATTCTGGAGTAGTGCATCACGCTATTTGCCCCTGGTAACCGGCGATCAACGGCTAACTATAGTGGCTGCAAGTGGTGGCTGGAATATCAACTGGCTTGATTTTCAATTCCAGCCTGACCCGGTTTTCTGTAAAAAATAG
- a CDS encoding glycoside hydrolase family 3 protein — protein sequence MSMSHLWAAVLCLSVLVGCSTDDAKSTSESKHQHADSHSKNIQLWPKVKSPIKSDPALEAMINDRYLAKMSIEAKVAQIIQPEIRSISPEQFAEYRFGSILNGGGAFPQNNKHASVADWVALADAYYEASKAGPNAEIAIPAIWGTDAVHGHNNVIGATLFPHNIGLGATHNAELIKQIAAATAQEVAATGIDWVFAPTVAVVRDDRWGRTYEGFSEDPELVTAYAKAYVNGMQGKVDAEDFLRDGHVIGTAKHFLGDGGTDKGDDQGNNLASEDALIRLHAQGYVAAMEAGVQTIMASFNSWHGLKMHGNDYLLTEVLKNRMGFDGFVVGDWNGHGQVDGCTNTSCAASINAGVDMIMVPDDWQGMYENTVAQVKSGEISMARLDDAVRRILRVKIRAGLFDDVGAPSTRAYAGKAEVLASEAHREIARQAVRESLVLLKNKGGLLPISPTANILVAGDGADNIGKQSGGWTITWQGTGNTNADFPNGSSIYAGLAAKVEQAGGKITLSADGSFGQKPDVAIVVYGENPYAEGQGDLGSLEYQVNSHSDLALLKKLKAAGIPVVSVFLTGRPLWINPELNASDAFVVAWLPGSEGGAVADVLLRDSAGKVQTDFSGKLSYSWPAHEYQLANRGDKQTPLFAYGYGLNYRTTDKTAYPLPEERQTNLGDADRGVDLFRGRALPPWEMTLISGTQSKPMDSSVVTLDGLTVRTSDRKVQEDARELSWQVGSTASFALTAEKMQDLAVNLSNNSSLFFDLKLQTKAPKNVLLGMTCGGTCGGNLLLDSLLAPLSTGEWHTVEIDLQCLNLAGVEFYHIDSPFRLTSQGDAKSLHLSNIRISAKSGTPLTCPGE from the coding sequence ATGTCGATGTCGCATCTGTGGGCTGCAGTTCTTTGCCTGAGTGTATTGGTAGGTTGCAGTACCGACGACGCTAAATCCACGTCCGAGAGCAAGCACCAACATGCAGATTCTCATTCAAAAAATATTCAATTGTGGCCCAAAGTAAAAAGCCCGATTAAGTCAGACCCGGCGCTCGAGGCGATGATCAATGATCGCTACCTGGCGAAAATGTCGATTGAAGCAAAAGTTGCACAAATTATTCAACCTGAAATTCGCAGCATTTCGCCCGAGCAATTTGCCGAATACCGGTTTGGTTCAATCCTCAATGGCGGTGGCGCATTTCCCCAAAACAATAAACACGCGAGCGTCGCCGACTGGGTTGCGCTCGCGGATGCCTATTACGAAGCATCCAAAGCAGGGCCCAACGCCGAAATTGCTATTCCGGCTATCTGGGGAACCGATGCCGTCCACGGTCACAACAACGTAATTGGTGCAACGCTGTTCCCGCACAATATTGGTCTTGGCGCTACCCATAATGCTGAATTGATTAAGCAAATCGCGGCGGCGACTGCGCAGGAAGTTGCCGCAACCGGTATCGATTGGGTATTCGCACCAACCGTCGCGGTTGTGCGCGATGACCGCTGGGGCCGCACCTACGAAGGTTTCAGCGAAGATCCGGAACTGGTTACTGCCTATGCCAAAGCTTACGTAAACGGTATGCAAGGCAAGGTAGACGCGGAGGATTTTTTACGGGATGGTCATGTGATTGGTACGGCGAAACACTTCCTTGGTGATGGCGGTACCGATAAAGGTGACGATCAGGGAAATAATCTTGCGAGCGAAGACGCACTTATTCGTTTACACGCGCAGGGGTACGTCGCGGCAATGGAAGCTGGTGTGCAAACGATTATGGCGTCCTTTAATAGCTGGCACGGTTTAAAAATGCACGGCAATGACTACTTGTTAACCGAAGTGTTGAAAAATCGTATGGGCTTCGACGGCTTTGTGGTTGGCGATTGGAATGGGCACGGCCAGGTAGACGGTTGTACCAATACCAGTTGCGCGGCGTCTATTAACGCTGGTGTGGATATGATTATGGTACCGGATGACTGGCAGGGCATGTACGAAAATACCGTTGCGCAAGTCAAGTCTGGTGAAATTTCCATGGCGCGTCTGGACGATGCCGTACGCAGAATTTTGCGGGTAAAAATTCGTGCTGGCCTGTTTGACGATGTCGGCGCGCCGTCTACTCGTGCCTACGCAGGCAAAGCCGAGGTGCTGGCCAGTGAAGCACATCGCGAAATCGCCCGCCAAGCCGTGCGCGAATCACTGGTGCTATTAAAAAATAAAGGCGGTTTATTGCCCATTTCGCCAACGGCCAATATTTTGGTTGCAGGCGATGGTGCTGACAACATAGGTAAACAAAGCGGTGGCTGGACCATAACCTGGCAGGGAACCGGCAATACCAATGCTGATTTCCCCAACGGTAGTTCTATTTACGCCGGGCTCGCTGCTAAGGTGGAACAGGCGGGTGGAAAAATCACCCTGAGTGCGGATGGAAGTTTCGGCCAAAAGCCCGATGTGGCCATCGTGGTGTATGGCGAAAACCCCTATGCGGAGGGGCAAGGTGATCTTGGCTCGTTGGAATACCAAGTTAATTCCCACAGCGATTTAGCACTGCTTAAAAAGTTAAAAGCCGCTGGAATTCCGGTCGTATCGGTATTTCTGACCGGCCGCCCCTTGTGGATAAATCCAGAGCTGAATGCATCCGATGCATTTGTGGTTGCCTGGTTGCCGGGGAGTGAAGGCGGTGCTGTGGCGGATGTGTTGTTGCGTGATTCCGCTGGCAAAGTACAAACTGATTTTTCCGGTAAACTTAGTTATTCCTGGCCTGCCCACGAATATCAGTTGGCTAATCGCGGGGATAAGCAAACGCCATTGTTTGCTTATGGTTATGGCTTAAACTACCGCACTACGGATAAAACGGCTTATCCGCTGCCCGAAGAGCGCCAAACCAATTTAGGGGATGCCGACCGTGGTGTTGATTTATTCCGAGGTCGCGCGTTGCCGCCTTGGGAAATGACCCTGATATCCGGCACGCAAAGTAAGCCGATGGATTCCAGCGTGGTGACCTTGGACGGCCTCACCGTGCGTACCTCCGATAGAAAGGTTCAGGAGGATGCACGGGAACTCAGTTGGCAGGTGGGCTCGACAGCAAGTTTCGCATTGACTGCTGAAAAAATGCAGGATCTCGCGGTTAATCTCAGTAATAACAGTTCGCTATTTTTCGATCTTAAATTGCAAACTAAAGCGCCGAAAAATGTGTTGCTGGGAATGACTTGTGGCGGCACCTGTGGCGGAAACCTGCTGTTGGATTCGCTCTTGGCACCGTTAAGTACCGGTGAATGGCACACAGTCGAAATCGATTTACAGTGCTTGAATCTGGCGGGCGTGGAGTTTTATCACATTGACTCACCCTTCCGGTTAACCTCGCAAGGCGACGCGAAATCCCTGCACTTGAGTAATATCCGCATCAGTGCCAAATCCGGCACACCTTTAACGTGTCCTGGAGAATAA
- a CDS encoding LytR/AlgR family response regulator transcription factor yields the protein MKQAISAVIVEDEPLALDLTVSMLSDMDNVKIVGTARNGQRGLELIQQLEPDVVFLDIEMPILNGIELVKKLQADVVPLIVFTTAFNQYAVEAFNLHAVDYLLKPFSEDRIRHAVARVFQRLTIVDDSYKGNLLKALGVLKDAEPENTWETARLAIRENDGVLLVPQHEIDWIDAAGDYICVHSKGETHIMRCTMKQLEKILNGNHFRRIHRSTIVNIDQIKQIIPLTKGESRLLLHCGEELKVSRNYRKEISHLA from the coding sequence ATGAAACAAGCGATCTCTGCCGTTATTGTCGAAGATGAACCGCTGGCTTTGGACCTTACGGTGTCTATGCTGAGTGACATGGACAATGTAAAAATCGTGGGCACTGCCCGCAATGGCCAGCGCGGTTTGGAACTTATTCAGCAGCTGGAGCCGGACGTGGTGTTTCTGGATATTGAAATGCCAATACTGAACGGTATAGAGCTGGTCAAAAAGCTACAGGCGGATGTTGTGCCGCTCATAGTGTTTACCACCGCGTTTAATCAGTACGCGGTCGAGGCGTTTAACCTGCACGCGGTGGACTACCTGTTAAAACCTTTTAGTGAAGATCGCATTCGCCATGCGGTGGCACGGGTTTTTCAACGGTTGACGATTGTCGACGACAGCTACAAGGGCAATTTACTAAAAGCGCTGGGTGTGCTCAAGGACGCAGAGCCTGAAAATACCTGGGAGACCGCGCGCCTGGCGATCCGCGAAAACGATGGTGTATTGCTGGTACCGCAACATGAAATCGACTGGATTGATGCCGCCGGAGATTACATTTGTGTACACAGCAAGGGCGAAACTCACATTATGCGATGCACCATGAAGCAGTTGGAAAAAATCTTAAACGGTAATCATTTTCGCCGCATACACCGCTCCACGATTGTCAATATTGATCAGATAAAACAGATTATTCCGTTAACCAAAGGCGAGAGCCGCCTGCTGTTACATTGCGGTGAGGAATTAAAAGTCAGCAGGAATTATCGAAAGGAAATATCCCATCTCGCGTGA